Proteins encoded within one genomic window of Brachybacterium avium:
- a CDS encoding GNAT family N-acetyltransferase — MTVSFTRLDPVGEDHDALVEFMTRNEFPFHGRPHPRAADVETAIRDGAYRDEDNDSFWIDHRELGRIGFLRLEDLSDDAPLFDLRLDAPFRGRGLGADVLKAATDHVFRTLADVQRFEGQTREDNLAMRRTFVRCGWLKEAHYREAWPVDGGAPLASVAYGILRRDWETGRTTPLLWDDLPA; from the coding sequence ATGACCGTCTCCTTCACGCGCCTGGACCCCGTCGGCGAGGACCACGACGCCCTCGTCGAGTTCATGACCCGCAATGAGTTCCCGTTCCATGGACGCCCGCACCCCCGCGCCGCGGATGTCGAGACTGCGATCCGCGACGGCGCCTATCGCGACGAGGACAACGACTCGTTCTGGATCGATCACCGCGAGCTCGGACGCATCGGCTTCCTCCGCCTGGAGGACCTGAGCGACGACGCGCCGCTGTTCGACCTCCGTCTCGACGCCCCGTTCAGGGGCCGCGGCCTCGGGGCCGACGTGCTGAAGGCGGCCACCGACCACGTGTTCCGCACCCTGGCGGACGTCCAGCGCTTCGAGGGCCAGACCCGCGAGGACAACCTCGCCATGCGCCGGACCTTCGTCCGCTGCGGCTGGCTCAAGGAAGCGCACTACCGGGAGGCCTGGCCGGTGGACGGCGGCGCCCCGCTCGCCTCGGTGGCCTACGGCATCCTCCGGCGCGACTGGGAGACCGGGCGGACGACCCCGCTCCTCTGGGACGACCTGCCCGCCTGA
- a CDS encoding GNAT family N-acetyltransferase: MNSTAADEVRIRPLEQGMTGLLAEAAPGWAAAVPAWLESMRTGRSTVLVALRGAAPVGVAQLLHGEVPEVCNVGVLKAHRGQGIGAAREKCGRRPS; the protein is encoded by the coding sequence ATGAACAGCACAGCGGCCGACGAGGTGAGGATCCGTCCTCTCGAGCAGGGGATGACCGGCCTGCTCGCCGAGGCGGCGCCGGGATGGGCCGCCGCCGTCCCGGCCTGGCTCGAGTCCATGCGCACCGGCCGCAGCACGGTGCTGGTCGCCCTGCGCGGTGCCGCCCCCGTCGGGGTGGCGCAGCTCCTCCACGGCGAGGTCCCGGAGGTCTGCAACGTCGGCGTGCTGAAGGCGCACCGGGGCCAGGGCATCGGGGCGGCGCGGGAGAAATGCGGTCGACGCCCTTCATAG